The DNA sequence TctgacctctggaacaaatatATTGTAGAAAATAAAAATCAACTACTACacattagctcagtgtaatTTTTGATAAGCTATGATTTGAAATAAGGTAATTTActggttatttatttagcttgttatcagaaataatctactctAGAGGGACTCTGTTTTCACTGATTCAATGCGCAAGGCTACCGGAAGTTCAATATGGGCCGTAAATAGTTGCAAAGGGGGCAAATTTCCGGAAACTTAATCTGGGGAAATATTctaaataggctttatgcccagctgaaCTACAttctgaacttcagccagctccatGTTTcgtgtctgccattattggacaaactgattaatccaggtgtgtctgattattgttgttgtgactactgaggtcaggcatgcctggattaatcagtttgtttgtgactactgaggtcaggcacacctgaattaatcagtttgtccaacaatggcagacaaGAAACAAGGAGCCGGCCGAAGcccaggaagtagtgcagctgggcataaagcctattggaaACTTAACTGGAATTTACAGAAATTTAtgggaattatttggaaatttacagaaatttatataaactatatcatatacaaacataaataaacattttatttggcataagcagacatgcatgcaaggtaatacacattttttaaaaaaaagaaagaaaattaccCCAAACCTTTGAACAGTGTGTATtgttacaaaacatttttattttaaataaatagttctttgttttaataaattgttattttaactttttattcATCAAAGAATCCAAATATTTGCGCTCattcctgttaattcccatGAAAAGTTTCCAGCCACAAATGccgtttatttatgttgttgctgctgaaatcGTCTATCTATACTATTTTATAATATTGTGCAATATTTGGCCTTCTAGATTCACACAatcctaaaaaaaacaaagctcACAGATAGAATCAACTAAATGAATAGAATTAACTATTAACCTGCAGGTATATTCCTATGAAGAGGGAAATGGAATGGTCAATATGACCGCTCTAGTAATGGAAATCACATCTTTCAATATAAAGAGCCAATCATCAATCGATAAGAACTGAAGCACTTTGATTGAAAGGTATAAAGAGTGTAGATGGACCTGCTGTAATGCAGTCAAATGACTGAGGTAAGAGGTCATTGATCTTCTTCCCTTGATAGGCCGCAGGTCCGTTGCAGTGTAACTGGTCCACTGTTGCATTGGTGCTGTACATCCATTCCACCAACCACTTGAGTTTACAATCACAGCTGAACATGTTTCCTCTCAGATCCCTGTTATTATAGACACCATTATAAATCATTCTGTCTTTATAAATGTTACATAACAGAAATGATGGAAGTTTTTGGGATAATACATACACTTTTGTTAACGAGTCCATTCCTTTAAAAATATCCTTGGGCAATGTCTCAAGATTATTGTAGGCAAGACTCCTAACAAAGAATCAAGCATAGTTTATTATCATCATGTCAGTATTATAGATACAGACGCTTTGTTGCTATTTAATTATAAAACGTGAATGTACTCACAGATGTATGAGAGATTTCAAACCTCTAAAGGCATGAGGCGAAATCGAttcaattttgttgttttcgaTAAACCTGAAATTGATTATTTGCTTTAGATTTTCTAGCATGATGTCATGTCAAGGAATGAGAGTTCAAAAGGATTTAAATCAAACTCACAGATATTCCAGATGGGGCAGACCTTGGAAAGCATCTTCATTGATCGATTCAAATGAATTTGATGTAAACAATCTGGGAAATCGAGGAACAATGTAACAAATAAGCAATCAGTTTCAATGGTGCACACTTAAAGGGGACACTTCACaagaattttttaagatgtcaaatacatttttggtgtctccagagtacatatgtcaagttttagctcaaaatattatatagatcatttattatggcaagttaaaattgtcacaTTTTCATGGTATttcccctttaaaggaatagctcacacaaaatgaaataatcctacccattgacttccatagtatttgttttcctactatagaagtcaatgggtaccgttaCCTGCTTACCAACATTTATCAAagtatcttttttgtttaacagaataaagaaactcattcaggtttttaaaaacatgactgggtgattctcacgaaattagacttatgaggtgtcatgaaacattttgataaccaAAGTAAAtccaaagtaagagtatcaaaataagaagcatacagttacaaacatctcttcatgtactattttgcacatgatttcaaatgaattcaaactattttgttgttttttccacatttaacgggaaaaatttcattaccgcaacgtgtccatgactggatttgggttctttgacatggaaatatttataattaaaaaatctaaaaaatataaagcttcagtgcatgttatactataaacatttacagtaaagaaacatgtggtatttagtgatcattggtaaatgtagagacaataataaggaatataaatgtgtcccagaaaatttttctcatcctccgcaacaattttcaatcattgtttaagcccttaaggaactaacattttcaaaaaaattgttggaagggacgtAATTGACTgtggtaagcagttcttattttttctctccagataaaagttgaaattttgtttgtcatagtacctagactactttttagttctcattaccgaaacatgagtttgtaaatgcatatatttaatgtaatatcatgttgcggtaatgataattttttgataatctaaaattttaaataattcaataggaaatatttttaaattcctCTAAAAATAAACGGTTATAGTAAagtcagaccttaatcttatatgtgcaaaaaaaattggcttcaagggcttttaaaaaaaatctgatgctggacactctctaagtctggatttcgtgagaatcatccGATTGGGACTTtggcgagtaaatgatgacagaatttttttctatttttgggtgaactgtcacTAAGACAATACCTCAAGCATTTCTTTACTAACCCAACAGTCAGACCTGATTCAGTCTATACTGTACTGATGTGACTTTGCATCAGTTCTTGttactttttcatttttctctttttcactCTCACAAAAACTGATATTTTCCACATTTTCCATAAatcatttctgtgtgtgtgcgtgcgtgtgtgtttacATAATTTATTGTAGTAACACATTCCTTCTGTCTAAGACTTTCATTCGTTTTTTTTAGCTTTGTGTTTTGTAAACACCCAAACCCACACATCAGTGATTTTTTTCCATTCGCTGATCAACACCAGCTGCATTGCATAATGTTCACACTAATTGAAGGGCTTTGAGAAATTGGAAAAAAGACTGAAGCCCTTTGATCATCATGATCAGCTCAACCCTAACATAAAGCAATGAGCAGAAACTCACAGGAGCTGAAGAGACGGTGTGTGAAGAAAACTTCCACCTGCAATCTCACTGAATCCAGACTTCACAAATGATCTGTTAGGAATAAGAAGACATAGATACTATATGTGCATATGTCAGTTTACAGCACATGCATTGTTTtactatacacacaaacaaacatatgCATGATCCATCCattacagagagagagagagatagagagagagagagagcatgatgatgatgatgatgatgatgatgagagtAACTTACAGTGACAGGACATCAGGAGGAAAGCTGTGTGGTACTGATCTCACATCCTCACACAGGGCATTATCTTTAGTGCACGTGCATCCAGGGGGGCATCTGCTCTGTTTACCTCTTCTGCCATCCACCAACAGCAACACAGTGACGAGCCAAATCAAAACAGTGTATCCTCTAACACAAGCCATCTTGTCGCGCTGTATCCAGATCAGCGTTTAGTGTTGATAATAATAACGCGTGTCTGCGGCGATTCCTACTGCTGTAATGAAACCCTCCACTCATACATCACGAGTGGGACAAGCAACAATATCAATCTCTAAACAAAGTGAGATGAAAGCTGGAAATCGATACTGAATCCGAGATATTTTGTCCGGAGAGGCAGCGTCTTTAATCCCAGTTTGGCATCATTGTGTAGCAGCTGGTGTCCAATGGTGTTATTACTGTGAACGCGCATGAACCAATGAATGAGTGATGCTGCTGGGAATATTCATGAGCTCGTGAGGACCTGCACCTGCGAccctaaacacacacaaagcagATTCActtttattacatatttattacaatatttcaaattcatTATTGCTATTAAACGTGAAATATTATTgataaaatacatcaataattGCATATAGAATACAATTTCATTATAATactatacattcattttatgtttggttatttaattttttttttttttactattaataataaaataataaatttacaTAATGATGTGTTTCTATGCCATAATAcatttgattttgtgttaaatgtCATATCATCAGTAATATTTATGCATATCAATTTTTAgctttttattttctgtattcTTATAAGAAGGACTGGGGATGTTTATGTGTTGGATGTTAGCCTGAGAACAGTAAGTTTCTGTCCTGGTCACTGGAAGTCTTTTTGCACTTCATTCATTTTTAGGATTTTTCTGAATAAAAGAGCAGTTGTTCTGCCCCTCACCCCCTCCTGTCACTCAATGAGCACCAGTTTTACACGAAAACAACTTGATTTATCGTGTGAATAATAAATTCTGAATATGTGAAGTAATAATGAAGCTGAAATCGATAAAGATTTCAGAGAACAAAGCCAAATAAACGACAAATGACAACAAATAACGACTGAATTATTTGTCTATTTTTATCAGCAGCAAATCTGTTGGTGTCTTCAATAAATAAGTAAGCTCTTGTTTTatctttataataaaatattatttcaaacgcCTAAATAACCATTGTTCTTAAAATCATTTGAGTGAGTGAGACAAAGGAACAGCGGTGATGCTCTGAGAGGGCGGGACTGGGGCTTGCTGTTGCGTCATCAGCCCGCGCCTGGTACCAGACAAGCGGCGTGTCGGTTGTTCAACATCTGATGCAAGTAGGTCAATAAAAGGATCTTCAATCGTACACCCATATAACTTTAACGATGGATAGGAAACAGGTCTTCAATTTTGGAGCAGGACCGGCTAAACTTCCGCAGTCGGTTTTGGAACAAGCACAAAAAGAGCTTCTAAATTACAGTGGCACCGGAATAAGCGTTCTTGAAATGAGCCACAGATCATCTGATTTCGCTAAGATTATTAACACTACTGCAAACGCTCTGCGGGAACTTCTGCATGTACCTGAAAACTACAAAATACTGTTCTTCCAAGGTGGTGGTTCAGGACAGTTCAGCGCAGTTCCTCTAAATCTGATTGGTCTAAAAGAGGACAGATGTGCTGACTATCTGGTCACAGGAGCATGGTCTGCAAAGGCTGCTAAAGAGGCAGAGAAGTATGGAAAAGTGAATGTGGTCCATCCAAAACTGGACAGTTACAACAAGATACCAGAAAGAAGCACTTGGTCATTAAATCCTTCGGCTTCTTACGTTTACTACTGCTGCAATGAAACCGTGCATGGTGTTGAGTTCAACTTCATCCCTGACACCAAAGGAGTGGTTCTCGTCAGCGACATGTCATCCAACTTTCTCTCACGACCGGTAGATGTGTCAAAGTTTGGGCTGATATATGCCGGTGCGCAGAAAAACGTGGGTTGTGCCGGTGTGACGGTTGTGATTGTAAGAGAGGATTTGTTGGGCAAAGCATTAAAAGAGTGCCCTGTTATACTGGACTACCAGGTGCAGGCTGAAAACAACTCTCTCTACAATACTCCTCCTTGCTTCAGCATCTACATCATGGGCTTGGTTCTGGAGTGGATCAGGAACCAAGGAGGGGCAGATGCCATGGATCAGCTCAACAAACAGAAAGCTGATCTGATCAATGATATAATCGACCAGTCTAATGGGTTTTACTCGTGCCCTGTTGACGTGGCGTGCCGCAGCCGTATGAACATTCCATTCCGCATCGGGTCAAAGGAGGGAGATGAAAACCTTGAAAAGTCATTTTTGGATGGTGCCTCCAAGCTTGGCATGATTTCTCTAAAAGGACACCGGTCTGTGGGTGGCATCCGAGTTTCCTTGTACAATGCAGTGACCGTCGAAGATGCAAAAGCTCTTGTCACCTACATGGAACAATTCCTTAGAAATCACAGCAAATTGTcttaataaaagttttttttgtagaATTGTTCTCATTTGCACTAAAAAGAGTTTATTGAATATGGCGTCATTAGGCCAGAGTAACACTAGCGGCTATGCAGGGATACAATTGTTATCCTTTGCTCTTACAAATCACGGCCATTGTTGGATCTTCTTACATAACGAGGTCTGTGTGTATTCTAGTGTGCCTTCGTGCATGTTAAAAAAACTGTTCAAGATATTCCACAATGTTCTGTGTCTTATACTAAACGTGTTTAATGTGtctaaaatgtttaacaaatgAAAGTGAACTGTGATGgaagcaaatgaaaataaaactacATAAAACAAGTGGCGTGCGTGGTGTGTTCTATGACGTCATCAGCGCGCGCCAGAGTGGCGTGCAGTAAACACAGAAGAGATGCAGGACAGAGTTTTAGATCTTGTTAAGGTGCGTTAACGTTATTGTGTTTTTCTACAAGAGATTATTATTTACAGCACATCTGTATTCAAACCAAGTCACTGAATAACATTAAGAGGTGTCAGAAGTGACGCTTTATTTACTTTGATAAAGGCATAGTCTTTTCATTTCAGAAGTGAATTAGC is a window from the Misgurnus anguillicaudatus chromosome 4, ASM2758022v2, whole genome shotgun sequence genome containing:
- the psat1 gene encoding phosphoserine aminotransferase, encoding MDRKQVFNFGAGPAKLPQSVLEQAQKELLNYSGTGISVLEMSHRSSDFAKIINTTANALRELLHVPENYKILFFQGGGSGQFSAVPLNLIGLKEDRCADYLVTGAWSAKAAKEAEKYGKVNVVHPKLDSYNKIPERSTWSLNPSASYVYYCCNETVHGVEFNFIPDTKGVVLVSDMSSNFLSRPVDVSKFGLIYAGAQKNVGCAGVTVVIVREDLLGKALKECPVILDYQVQAENNSLYNTPPCFSIYIMGLVLEWIRNQGGADAMDQLNKQKADLINDIIDQSNGFYSCPVDVACRSRMNIPFRIGSKEGDENLEKSFLDGASKLGMISLKGHRSVGGIRVSLYNAVTVEDAKALVTYMEQFLRNHSKLS